From the genome of Streptomyces showdoensis, one region includes:
- a CDS encoding sensor histidine kinase, translated as MSVDPLRRARTRARTRAQALTPTARVVRLRRRISLLFALTSAVGLVAMAVLAVRSDSARWREQLDHAMDADTSWALGLLETDESGRLDTGVLAETVNTDCPPLTVLLAADDDPGRVTVQHAPSKACLSVDPAVVLEAGSAAVRADDTRAFDRRTRDGRPVRVFAQPFYAPEAAEDEGPQGVLVALADATGPRADHQRLVWIVTGGCAVLVLLSAAVGHVLSGRAVRPALAALGQQEAFLADAAHDLRTPTASLRTLAETALRGETDGAEVHRRTLRLAEGMGRLVDGLLTRARLMSGTASVARQPLRLDQLVEAVVDEAPVADHRVRVEAKETVVVADPDLVRRAVGNLLGNALAHGHAPGVPADVLITVTRDGTVTVEDAGPGLPPEVAGALFERFRSGSGSTGLGLSIASWVAHAHGGTLSAERGTRGERGGARFVLRLPTSG; from the coding sequence ATGAGCGTCGACCCCCTCCGCCGGGCCCGCACCCGGGCGCGGACGCGGGCGCAGGCCCTCACGCCGACCGCACGGGTCGTGCGCCTGCGGCGGCGGATCAGCCTGCTGTTCGCCCTGACCAGCGCCGTCGGGCTGGTCGCGATGGCCGTCCTCGCCGTCCGCAGCGACAGCGCGCGCTGGCGGGAGCAGCTCGACCACGCCATGGACGCGGACACCAGCTGGGCCCTCGGACTGCTGGAGACCGACGAGAGCGGGCGGCTGGACACCGGCGTGCTGGCGGAGACGGTCAACACCGACTGCCCGCCCCTGACCGTGCTCCTCGCGGCCGACGACGACCCCGGCCGGGTGACCGTCCAGCACGCGCCGTCCAAGGCCTGCCTGTCCGTGGACCCCGCCGTGGTCCTGGAGGCCGGGAGCGCGGCCGTGCGCGCCGACGACACCCGGGCCTTCGACCGGCGCACCCGGGACGGCAGGCCGGTACGGGTCTTCGCACAGCCCTTCTACGCCCCCGAGGCGGCCGAGGACGAGGGTCCCCAGGGCGTGCTCGTCGCCCTGGCCGACGCAACCGGACCCCGGGCCGACCACCAGCGGCTCGTCTGGATCGTGACGGGCGGCTGCGCTGTGCTGGTGCTGCTGTCGGCGGCGGTCGGGCACGTCCTGTCCGGGCGGGCGGTCCGACCGGCGCTCGCGGCGCTCGGCCAGCAGGAGGCGTTCCTCGCGGACGCGGCACACGATCTGCGCACCCCGACGGCCTCGCTGCGCACGCTCGCCGAGACGGCGCTGCGCGGCGAGACCGACGGCGCGGAGGTCCACCGGCGCACCCTGCGCCTGGCGGAGGGCATGGGCCGACTGGTCGACGGGCTGCTGACCCGGGCCCGCCTCATGTCGGGCACCGCCTCGGTGGCCCGCCAGCCCCTGCGGCTGGACCAGTTGGTGGAGGCCGTCGTCGACGAGGCCCCCGTGGCGGACCACCGGGTCCGGGTCGAGGCCAAGGAGACCGTCGTGGTGGCCGACCCCGACCTGGTCCGCCGGGCCGTCGGCAACCTGCTCGGGAACGCGCTCGCGCACGGCCACGCGCCGGGGGTCCCGGCGGACGTGCTGATCACCGTCACCCGGGACGGCACGGTGACGGTCGAGGACGCCGGTCCCGGGCTGCCCCCGGAGGTGGCGGGCGCGCTGTTCGAACGCTTCCGCAGCGGTTCCGGTTCCACGGGACTCGGCCTGTCCATCGCGTCCTGGGTCGCCCACGCCCACGGCGGCACGCTGTCGGCGGAGCGGGGAACGCGGGGCGAGCGGGGCGGGGCCCGGTTCGTCCTGAGGCTGCCGACGTCGGGCTGA
- a CDS encoding ABC transporter ATP-binding protein, giving the protein MSSDSGTDANPDADTATATATDPTQPVETYRYVQPKLAALDGKPTSPWVMVRRLPQLVRKGLALGWRVDRRAVTVLLSCQALSAVLEAAGLVATGSTITSLVSSGDIRERLTEALPSIVLIAAAVAVRAVLGIVISNVSSRLSPRISREAELEMLHAAANAELTAYDHPGFNDKWDHADRGADVAKDLITESQMLMSCLASIIAAAGVVTVLHPVLLPLLVLAVLPQALARMKGAHLHWESSRAVSAERRTLGHLRWYIADRQIADQLRAGTMFGFLLGRYREIGARVDAVTDRAIHRGARWAFAGSLAGGVASAVMWGALVGLLATGRMTLATAGTAVFALQTVSNNLYGIVGYGTQIFRTGLYVDDWVDFITEAGGHRLDRGGIVPGPPRSVRAEDLSYAYPEADEPALDGITLEVRAGEVVALVGENGSGKTTLSKLLTGLYLPTRGTVTWDARDVRTLDPYAMWKHTAVVPQVFAHWPLTAEENITLGQPRADDRESLRQAADRSGAAEVVQSLRSGWNTLLAREWFGGVELSGGQWQRLAIARAFYRPGLLVLDEPTSALDARAEHRIFAGLREIAKDRPVVLVTHRLANVAVADRIVVLSHGRIIQQGTYTELAESPGLFRELLQLQNDRGIPEQRSGDSDAGAGASAGASASASPSTSASASAFTDPDPTA; this is encoded by the coding sequence TTGTCCTCCGACAGCGGCACCGATGCCAATCCCGACGCCGACACCGCCACCGCCACCGCCACCGACCCCACCCAGCCCGTCGAGACGTACCGCTACGTCCAGCCGAAGCTCGCCGCCCTCGACGGCAAGCCCACCTCCCCCTGGGTGATGGTCCGCCGCCTCCCCCAGCTCGTCCGCAAAGGGCTCGCGCTCGGCTGGCGGGTCGACCGCCGTGCTGTCACGGTCCTGCTGTCCTGCCAGGCGCTGTCGGCCGTCCTGGAGGCGGCCGGGCTCGTGGCCACCGGCAGCACCATCACCTCGCTCGTCTCCTCCGGCGACATCCGCGAGCGGCTGACGGAGGCGCTGCCCTCCATCGTGCTCATCGCCGCCGCCGTCGCGGTGCGCGCCGTCCTCGGCATCGTCATCTCCAACGTCTCCTCGCGCCTCTCCCCGCGGATCTCCCGCGAGGCCGAGCTGGAGATGCTGCACGCCGCCGCCAACGCCGAGCTCACCGCGTACGACCATCCCGGCTTCAACGACAAGTGGGACCACGCCGACCGGGGCGCCGACGTCGCCAAGGACCTGATCACCGAGTCGCAGATGCTGATGTCCTGTCTCGCCTCGATCATCGCGGCGGCCGGCGTCGTCACGGTGCTGCACCCCGTGCTGCTGCCCCTGCTCGTGCTGGCCGTGCTCCCCCAGGCCCTCGCCCGGATGAAGGGCGCCCACCTGCACTGGGAGAGCAGCCGTGCCGTGTCCGCCGAGCGGCGCACGCTCGGGCACCTGCGCTGGTACATCGCCGACCGGCAGATCGCCGACCAGCTCCGGGCGGGCACGATGTTCGGCTTCCTCCTGGGGCGGTACCGCGAGATCGGCGCCCGCGTCGACGCCGTCACGGACCGGGCCATCCACCGGGGGGCCCGCTGGGCGTTCGCCGGCTCGCTCGCCGGCGGGGTCGCCTCGGCCGTCATGTGGGGCGCCCTGGTCGGGCTGCTCGCCACCGGCCGGATGACCCTGGCGACCGCCGGCACGGCCGTGTTCGCCCTGCAGACCGTCAGCAACAACCTGTACGGCATCGTCGGCTACGGCACCCAGATCTTCCGCACCGGCCTGTACGTCGACGACTGGGTCGACTTCATCACCGAGGCCGGCGGCCACCGCCTCGACCGTGGCGGCATCGTCCCCGGCCCGCCGCGGTCCGTACGCGCGGAGGACCTCTCGTACGCCTATCCCGAGGCCGACGAGCCCGCCCTCGACGGGATCACCCTGGAGGTACGGGCCGGGGAGGTCGTCGCCCTCGTCGGTGAGAACGGCTCCGGCAAGACCACGCTCTCCAAACTGCTCACCGGCCTCTACCTCCCCACCCGCGGCACGGTCACCTGGGACGCCCGGGACGTCCGCACCCTCGACCCGTACGCGATGTGGAAGCACACCGCCGTCGTCCCCCAGGTCTTCGCCCACTGGCCGCTCACCGCAGAGGAGAACATCACCCTCGGCCAGCCCCGCGCCGACGACCGGGAGTCGCTCCGCCAGGCCGCCGACCGCTCCGGCGCGGCGGAGGTCGTGCAGAGCCTCCGCAGCGGCTGGAACACGCTGCTCGCGCGCGAGTGGTTCGGCGGCGTCGAGCTCTCGGGCGGTCAGTGGCAGCGCCTCGCCATCGCCCGCGCGTTCTACCGTCCGGGCCTCCTCGTCCTCGACGAGCCCACGAGCGCCCTCGACGCCCGCGCCGAGCACCGGATCTTCGCCGGCCTGCGCGAGATCGCGAAGGACCGCCCGGTCGTCCTCGTCACCCACCGCCTCGCCAACGTCGCCGTGGCCGACCGCATCGTCGTGCTGAGCCACGGCCGGATCATCCAGCAGGGGACGTACACGGAACTCGCCGAATCCCCCGGCCTGTTCCGGGAGCTCCTCCAGTTGCAGAACGACCGGGGGATCCCGGAGCAGCGGTCGGGGGATTCGGATGCGGGGGCTGGGGCGAGTGCGGGGGCGAGTGCGTCGGCATCGCCGTCGACATCGGCATCGGCATCGGCATTTACGGACCCGGACCCGACCGCCTGA
- a CDS encoding DUF1996 domain-containing protein, with amino-acid sequence MGSTRRWLTAFVCLVLGGGLVAAVAGMAGGGGVPHGAGAGGPAAGDFVDIRDVPADAAGRPGRPGPDASTGSFAVDCGRNEEAHYNEDNLVVSPGLYGGAHHTHAYVGNLSTDARSTDRSLAAAATTCRGGDRSTYYWPVLRRPDRPATLPYEKAAGHGNTGEILRPVEVRLEFRGNPAGKVVPMPRFLRAVTGDAVAFTARSDAGVRARWGCAGRPDRSTTRYPRCPAGDRLTRTLVFPSCWNGLDTATPARTHLLFPGAGGVCPGDTFAVPELRITLAYPAPPADAPIALDSFPEQRHSPKTDHAMFVNVMTDARMAAVVACINSGRRCA; translated from the coding sequence ATGGGGAGCACTCGGCGGTGGCTGACCGCGTTCGTCTGTCTGGTCCTGGGCGGTGGTCTCGTCGCGGCCGTGGCGGGCATGGCGGGCGGCGGGGGAGTGCCGCACGGGGCGGGGGCCGGCGGGCCCGCGGCCGGGGACTTCGTCGACATCCGTGACGTACCGGCCGACGCCGCGGGGCGGCCCGGCCGTCCCGGGCCGGACGCCTCCACCGGTTCGTTCGCGGTCGACTGCGGCCGCAACGAGGAGGCCCACTACAACGAGGACAACCTCGTCGTCTCGCCCGGCCTGTACGGCGGCGCCCACCACACCCACGCCTACGTCGGCAACCTGTCCACCGACGCCCGCTCCACCGACCGGAGCCTTGCCGCCGCCGCCACGACCTGCCGGGGCGGCGACCGGTCCACCTACTACTGGCCGGTGCTGCGCCGCCCGGACCGGCCCGCGACCCTCCCGTACGAGAAGGCCGCCGGGCACGGCAACACGGGCGAGATCCTCCGGCCCGTCGAGGTGCGCCTGGAGTTCCGCGGCAACCCGGCGGGGAAGGTCGTGCCGATGCCCCGCTTCCTGCGCGCCGTGACGGGGGACGCCGTGGCGTTCACCGCCCGCAGCGACGCGGGCGTCCGCGCCCGCTGGGGCTGCGCCGGCCGGCCCGACCGCTCCACGACCCGCTACCCGCGCTGCCCGGCGGGCGACCGCCTCACCCGTACCCTCGTCTTCCCCAGCTGCTGGAACGGCCTGGACACGGCCACCCCCGCGCGCACCCACCTGCTGTTCCCCGGCGCGGGCGGCGTCTGTCCCGGCGACACCTTCGCCGTCCCCGAACTGCGCATCACGCTCGCCTACCCGGCGCCCCCGGCGGACGCCCCGATCGCGCTGGACTCCTTCCCCGAGCAGCGGCACAGCCCGAAGACCGACCACGCCATGTTCGTCAACGTGATGACCGACGCCCGGATGGCGGCCGTCGTCGCGTGCATCAACTCCGGGCGCCGCTGCGCGTGA
- a CDS encoding zf-HC2 domain-containing protein, which produces MNRQGHEQHEEEVLLGPYVLGVLDDAEAGRVAAHVERCGTCREEVTALREMEEALGEVPPEAFLDGPPDGGDLLLQRTLRQVRGERDRARRRRGALAGLAAAAALAGVFWAGTAVPGGAGEPPVALPPPTTAPPSETAVPATPPPGTRVASATDAATGARMTVRVTPAARWVRVHAAVTGLPPGERCRLIVVGRDGGETVAGSWVVGAGAHMGEGKGASLDGSAAVDPGDARAVVVENEAGKRFVTVPL; this is translated from the coding sequence GTGAACCGGCAGGGCCACGAGCAGCACGAGGAGGAGGTCCTCCTCGGTCCCTACGTGCTCGGCGTCCTCGACGACGCCGAAGCCGGGCGCGTCGCGGCACACGTGGAGCGGTGCGGCACGTGCCGGGAGGAGGTGACCGCGTTGCGCGAGATGGAGGAGGCGCTCGGCGAGGTGCCACCGGAGGCGTTCCTGGACGGGCCGCCCGACGGCGGCGACCTGCTCCTGCAGCGCACCCTGCGCCAGGTGCGGGGCGAACGCGACCGCGCGCGACGCCGGCGCGGAGCCCTCGCGGGCCTGGCGGCGGCCGCGGCCCTCGCGGGCGTGTTCTGGGCCGGTACGGCGGTCCCGGGAGGCGCCGGGGAGCCCCCCGTCGCCCTGCCGCCTCCGACGACGGCCCCGCCGAGCGAGACCGCGGTGCCCGCCACGCCGCCGCCCGGCACCCGCGTCGCCTCGGCCACCGATGCCGCCACCGGCGCGCGGATGACCGTGCGGGTGACTCCGGCCGCCCGCTGGGTGAGGGTGCACGCGGCCGTCACCGGCCTCCCGCCCGGGGAACGCTGCCGGCTCATCGTCGTCGGCCGCGACGGCGGCGAGACGGTCGCGGGCAGCTGGGTCGTCGGAGCCGGCGCTCACATGGGCGAGGGCAAGGGCGCTTCGCTCGACGGTTCCGCCGCCGTGGATCCGGGCGACGCGCGGGCGGTCGTGGTCGAGAACGAGGCGGGGAAGCGGTTCGTGACCGTGCCCCTCTAG
- a CDS encoding winged helix-turn-helix domain-containing protein has protein sequence MRVLLVEDDENLRFGVAAALRAAGLAVDEVADLPQADEALFITAYDCAVFDRMLPSGDAADFVDGLRRAGQGVPVLFLTARDTVADRVEGFARGGDDYLVKPFAVPELVARVRSLCRRAATVRPPVHRVGDLEVDTARRQVRRAGVLLTLTSREFAVLEVLAARADQAVTRAELVESCWDEMAEPQSNVLEVLVSQLRRKLGAPALIHTVRGVGYRLAPGDAR, from the coding sequence GTGCGCGTACTGCTCGTCGAGGATGACGAAAACCTCCGTTTCGGTGTGGCCGCCGCCCTGCGGGCGGCGGGCCTCGCCGTCGACGAGGTGGCCGATCTGCCGCAGGCGGACGAGGCGCTGTTCATCACGGCGTACGACTGCGCGGTGTTCGACCGGATGCTGCCGTCCGGGGACGCCGCGGACTTCGTCGACGGGCTGCGGCGCGCGGGGCAGGGCGTGCCCGTGCTGTTCCTGACCGCGCGGGACACGGTGGCGGACCGGGTGGAGGGGTTCGCGCGCGGGGGCGACGACTACCTGGTCAAGCCGTTCGCCGTGCCCGAGCTGGTCGCCCGGGTACGGAGCCTGTGCCGGCGGGCGGCGACGGTGCGGCCGCCGGTGCACCGCGTCGGGGACCTGGAGGTCGACACGGCCCGGCGGCAGGTGCGGCGGGCCGGTGTGCTGCTGACGCTGACGAGCCGGGAGTTCGCGGTCCTCGAAGTGCTCGCCGCGCGCGCCGACCAGGCCGTCACCCGCGCCGAGTTGGTCGAGAGCTGCTGGGACGAGATGGCGGAGCCCCAGTCCAACGTCCTCGAAGTGCTCGTCTCCCAGCTGCGCCGGAAGCTCGGCGCGCCGGCGCTGATCCACACGGTGCGCGGGGTCGGCTACCGGCTCGCTCCCGGCGACGCGCGATGA
- a CDS encoding SCO0930 family lipoprotein: protein MTNLRNLTLAAAATALLLGATACGPQGPAEGDGSAPRPAVKNSAGAAAPAGSYGSGGDAYGSGPAANGGTSASTATGPLAVRDDARLGQVVVDAAGFTLYRFDKDTASPSSSACAGDCAKAWPPVPAAGTQPGGVDASRTGSVRRADGLTQLTVAGWPVYRFAKDTAPGQTNGQGVGGTWFAVTPEGRKAGAPGAGTGGLPALSLRDDDRLGKIIRDGKGRTLYRFTKDTAWPMKSNCVGACLDKWRPAKPVDLAKTDGIDPKKLSVYTRPDGTEQLAIDCWPLYWFTGDTTPGDTNGQGVGGTWFAVTAQGKLAK from the coding sequence ATGACGAACCTGCGCAACCTCACCCTCGCAGCGGCCGCCACCGCGCTGCTGCTCGGAGCGACGGCCTGCGGTCCGCAGGGCCCGGCCGAGGGGGACGGGTCCGCGCCGCGGCCGGCGGTGAAGAACTCCGCGGGGGCGGCGGCGCCCGCCGGTTCGTACGGTTCCGGCGGCGACGCCTACGGCTCCGGGCCGGCCGCGAACGGCGGGACCTCCGCGTCCACGGCGACCGGACCGCTCGCCGTCCGCGACGACGCCCGCCTCGGCCAGGTCGTCGTCGACGCCGCGGGCTTCACCCTCTACCGCTTCGACAAGGACACCGCCTCCCCCTCCTCGTCCGCCTGCGCGGGCGACTGCGCCAAGGCCTGGCCGCCCGTCCCCGCCGCCGGCACCCAGCCCGGCGGCGTGGACGCCTCCCGCACCGGCTCCGTCCGGCGGGCCGACGGCCTGACCCAGCTGACGGTCGCGGGCTGGCCGGTCTACCGCTTCGCGAAGGACACGGCGCCCGGCCAGACCAACGGGCAGGGCGTCGGAGGCACCTGGTTCGCCGTGACGCCCGAGGGCCGGAAGGCCGGCGCCCCCGGCGCGGGCACGGGCGGGCTGCCCGCCCTCTCCCTCCGCGACGACGACCGCCTCGGCAAGATCATCCGAGACGGCAAGGGTCGCACCCTCTACCGCTTCACCAAGGACACCGCCTGGCCGATGAAGTCCAACTGCGTCGGCGCCTGCCTGGACAAGTGGCGGCCCGCGAAGCCGGTCGACCTCGCGAAGACGGACGGGATCGACCCGAAGAAGCTGAGCGTCTACACCCGACCGGACGGCACCGAGCAGCTCGCCATCGACTGCTGGCCCCTCTACTGGTTCACCGGCGACACGACCCCCGGCGACACCAACGGCCAGGGCGTGGGCGGCACGTGGTTCGCGGTGACCGCCCAGGGCAAGCTGGCCAAGTGA
- a CDS encoding alpha/beta hydrolase yields MIIPWTDQLREYLVIRAAAAPRRQAFVIALAVLGTTTLAACTAGSAADPGRPGSAAASADPADRPDLRRFYGQRLAWRACGDAYQCAELTVPMDYSRPADGKTFVLPVAKAATSTAGKRVGSLLYNPGGPGERGVQALKDGLADELGRGVREHFDIVSFDPRGVGESKPALTCLTTTDAGAEAADRSPESADAPLYPRTASERAEALAGAQATADACREASGPLLPHVGTADAARDLDVLRAALGERKLTYVGWSYGTSLGTSYAEQFPRRVRAMVLDGAVDPSLDWRQRMLGQATGFRDAVADYAESCAATAGEACPGATPDEIRTLIDRLLRRAQSEPLPVAGSEDGLDAAGLVSALSLSMYTPEAQWQGLSEALREADGGDATKLAALATGEEEPEPTGDEAGASDETPSDSPDSPDSSDSPAVPEDNSEAALIAVNCLDVPHPRDERAYWNALAPADKAAGVYGTSGVTSELVCKDWPAGDQQPHRVNAAGVPPVLVVGTAGDPATPYGEAVSLARQFPGGMLLSFEAPGHTGYGRNACVDRKVEDYLVSLEKVRPGTTCAP; encoded by the coding sequence GTGATCATTCCCTGGACCGACCAGCTACGGGAGTACCTCGTGATCCGCGCCGCCGCCGCACCCCGCCGTCAGGCCTTCGTCATCGCCCTCGCCGTCCTCGGCACCACCACCCTGGCCGCGTGCACGGCGGGGAGCGCGGCGGACCCGGGACGCCCGGGTTCCGCGGCCGCCTCGGCCGATCCCGCCGACCGTCCCGACCTGCGGCGCTTCTACGGGCAGCGGCTCGCATGGCGGGCCTGCGGCGACGCCTACCAGTGCGCGGAGCTCACCGTGCCGATGGACTACTCCCGCCCCGCCGACGGCAAGACCTTCGTCCTGCCGGTGGCGAAGGCGGCCACCTCGACCGCCGGCAAGCGCGTCGGCTCCCTCCTCTACAACCCGGGCGGCCCGGGCGAACGGGGCGTGCAGGCGCTGAAGGACGGACTCGCCGACGAGCTCGGCCGCGGTGTGCGCGAGCACTTCGACATCGTGTCCTTCGATCCGCGCGGCGTCGGGGAGAGCAAGCCGGCCCTGACCTGCCTGACCACGACGGACGCGGGTGCGGAGGCCGCCGACCGGTCCCCGGAGTCGGCCGACGCCCCGCTCTACCCCCGTACCGCCTCCGAACGCGCCGAAGCCCTCGCGGGCGCGCAGGCGACGGCCGACGCCTGCCGCGAGGCCAGCGGGCCGCTGCTCCCGCACGTCGGGACGGCCGACGCGGCCCGGGACCTGGACGTGCTGCGGGCGGCGCTCGGCGAGCGGAAGCTCACGTACGTCGGCTGGTCGTACGGGACGAGCCTGGGCACCTCGTACGCCGAGCAGTTCCCTCGGCGGGTCCGCGCGATGGTGCTGGACGGGGCGGTCGACCCGTCGCTGGACTGGCGGCAGCGGATGCTGGGCCAGGCGACGGGCTTCCGGGACGCCGTCGCGGACTACGCGGAGTCCTGCGCGGCCACCGCCGGCGAGGCCTGCCCCGGCGCCACGCCCGACGAGATACGCACGCTGATCGACCGGCTGCTCCGGCGGGCGCAGTCCGAGCCGCTGCCGGTGGCCGGTTCCGAGGACGGCCTCGACGCGGCGGGCCTGGTCTCGGCGCTGAGCCTGTCCATGTACACGCCGGAGGCGCAGTGGCAGGGCCTGTCGGAGGCGCTGCGCGAGGCGGACGGCGGGGACGCCACGAAGCTCGCCGCCCTGGCGACGGGAGAGGAGGAACCGGAACCGACCGGTGACGAGGCCGGCGCCTCCGACGAGACCCCGTCCGACTCACCCGACTCACCCGACTCGTCAGACTCCCCCGCCGTCCCCGAGGACAACAGCGAAGCGGCCCTCATCGCGGTCAACTGCCTGGACGTCCCGCACCCGCGCGACGAGCGGGCCTACTGGAACGCGCTGGCCCCCGCGGACAAGGCCGCGGGCGTGTACGGCACTTCCGGCGTGACGAGCGAGCTGGTCTGCAAGGACTGGCCCGCCGGCGACCAGCAGCCGCACCGGGTGAACGCCGCCGGGGTTCCGCCCGTCCTCGTCGTGGGCACGGCCGGCGACCCGGCCACCCCGTACGGCGAGGCGGTCAGCCTGGCGCGGCAGTTCCCCGGCGGCATGCTGCTGTCCTTCGAGGCGCCGGGCCACACCGGGTACGGCCGCAACGCCTGCGTCGACCGGAAGGTCGAGGACTACCTGGTGTCCCTCGAGAAGGTCCGTCCCGGTACGACCTGCGCCCCGTGA
- a CDS encoding NUDIX hydrolase: MGEVPGSGATALPTDGEESPAPRPSAARHKEPVDVHLMAVREGPTGTEVLLSRRAGGVYAAGMWHLPSGHLDGPHEDVVTAVVREAYEETGLVADPADVRAALTVHHRAPAGSARVGFFFEVRRWRGTPRIREPEVCDGMNWFPLDALPEPIVAYCRAGLDAYRAEARIAVHFQEPGDPVAYDPGCDRSRFLPGPDAPGPGLQGPPG; encoded by the coding sequence GTGGGCGAGGTGCCCGGCTCCGGCGCGACGGCGCTGCCGACCGACGGAGAGGAGTCGCCCGCGCCCCGGCCGTCCGCCGCACGCCACAAGGAGCCCGTCGACGTCCACCTGATGGCCGTCCGGGAGGGTCCGACCGGCACCGAGGTACTGCTGTCCCGTCGGGCCGGCGGGGTGTACGCGGCGGGGATGTGGCACCTCCCGTCGGGGCACCTCGACGGGCCCCACGAGGACGTCGTCACCGCCGTCGTGCGCGAGGCGTACGAGGAGACCGGGCTCGTGGCGGATCCGGCCGACGTCCGCGCGGCCCTCACCGTGCACCACCGGGCGCCGGCCGGGAGCGCACGGGTCGGGTTCTTCTTCGAGGTGCGCCGCTGGCGGGGCACGCCGCGGATCAGGGAGCCGGAGGTGTGCGACGGCATGAACTGGTTCCCGCTCGACGCGCTGCCGGAGCCGATCGTCGCCTACTGCCGGGCCGGGCTGGACGCCTATCGCGCGGAGGCGCGGATCGCGGTCCACTTCCAGGAGCCCGGCGATCCCGTCGCGTACGACCCGGGCTGCGACCGTTCACGGTTCCTTCCCGGGCCGGACGCACCGGGGCCGGGGCTCCAGGGGCCGCCCGGCTAG
- a CDS encoding sigma-70 family RNA polymerase sigma factor, with translation MAGPLWPRGRRGSTDEALIRAVYEEHGNALLAYATRLTGDRAAAEDVVQETLIRAWRHTDALVNGKGSVRGWLLTVARNIITDRYRARAARPAEIAESPATPPVAEDHADAVVDTMTVLGALDRLSPEHRDVLRELYYRQRSVAEVAEALGIPAGTVKSRSHYALRALRETFKEDDRPSVPQRPAGLREVVA, from the coding sequence ATGGCCGGACCACTGTGGCCCCGCGGCAGGCGGGGCTCGACCGACGAGGCGCTGATCAGGGCGGTGTACGAGGAACACGGCAACGCCCTGCTCGCGTACGCGACCCGCTTGACGGGCGACCGGGCGGCAGCCGAGGACGTCGTCCAGGAGACCCTGATACGGGCCTGGCGGCACACCGACGCCCTGGTCAACGGCAAGGGCTCCGTGCGCGGCTGGCTGCTGACCGTGGCCCGCAACATCATCACCGACCGCTACCGGGCCCGGGCCGCCCGCCCGGCCGAGATCGCGGAGTCCCCCGCGACGCCCCCGGTCGCCGAGGACCACGCGGACGCGGTCGTCGACACGATGACCGTGCTGGGCGCGCTCGACCGGCTCTCGCCCGAGCACCGGGACGTGCTGCGGGAGTTGTACTACCGGCAGCGCAGCGTCGCCGAGGTGGCCGAGGCCCTCGGCATCCCGGCGGGCACGGTGAAGTCCCGCTCGCACTACGCGCTGAGAGCGCTGCGCGAGACGTTCAAGGAAGACGACCGGCCGAGCGTGCCGCAGCGGCCCGCCGGACTCAGGGAGGTGGTCGCGTGA